Proteins encoded together in one Tripterygium wilfordii isolate XIE 37 chromosome 14, ASM1340144v1, whole genome shotgun sequence window:
- the LOC120014728 gene encoding uncharacterized protein LOC120014728 isoform X1 encodes MLGILALHSIGLEGTAIAMASLSPGVLSKLLQNAGNKDAKVTGEHRSALLQVIEIVPSSLGLGDDPWQNRGFFLKVSDSLHSAYVSVSDEDADLIYNDKIQLGQFVYVSRLDSSSSSVPVLLGLKPVPRRRPCVGKPVDLVSSDSLPIRSSGHDFKSVNASKTTKDTRRLSLDTARRIWDQKTSPTTKKAAASPIASSRTKSTTVQCEKKALTAKNDSSSSRRSSVSALKNKNEINSPKSTEKPLKKELKSSAESVIPSCLAKVPLSFKTWSEKPISWDELPPTISGPGREVVSHRNLAFLTAVRALEEASAAETAIRCLTAFSELCEVSQEISSGSLVEQYLDLHESIQKAAMKINSVLSTGLIEAKSSGYVDQLSDECKTLKNRNSLSWIHAAIETNLSKFNLLKMPETSGVVNGEKFHYVIIENSLKELNSENHSPQQKQIPRSHGGVPFDSSSKGASSPARRHLSVTRKLNPARESCSKGSGLKEASSLVEILISTSRKWFLKYLEDSLKTEFGLHRKEGKSEIGHLLRQLKRVNQWLDDFVGGGVEVDGRIESLRKKLYRFLLENVDSAVASGK; translated from the exons ATGTTGGGTATATTGGCTCTTCATTCCATAGGCTTGGAAGGCACTGCCATTGCCATGGCGTCCCTCTCACCGGGCGTGCTCTCCAAGCTTCTGCAGAATGCCGGAAACAAGGATGCTAAGGTCACCGGAGAACACCGTTCGGCGCTCTTGCAGGTTATAGAGATAGTCCCTTCGTCTTTGGGACTGGGAGATGATCCTTGGCAGAACAGAGGCTTCTTCCTCAAGGTCTCCGATTCGTTGCACTCCGCTTACGTTTCCGTCTCGGACGAGGACGCTGACTTGATCTACAATGACAAAATCCAATTAGGTCAATTTGTATACGTGTCTCGCCTGGATTCGTCCTCGTCCTCTGTTCCGGTGCTTCTTGGCCTGAAACCTGTCCCGAGGAGGCGGCCCTGCGTTGGCAAGCCCGTTGATTTGGTGTCTAGCGATTCCCTTCCCATTCGATCGAGCGGCCACGATTTTAAGAGTGTGAATGCTTCGAAGACGACAAAGGACACGAGAAGGTTGAGTTTGGACACCGCCAGGAGAATTTGGGATCAAAAGACTAGTCCGACGACCAAGAAAGCCGCTGCGTCACCGATTGCTTCTTCGCGTACCAAATCAACGACT GTTCAGTGTGAAAAGAAAGCTCTTACTGCTAAGAATGACTCATCGTCCTCGAGGCGCTCAAGTGTTTCAGCACTGAAGAACAAAAATGAGATCAATTCACCGAAATCTACAGAGAAGCCTTTGAAGAAAGAGTTGAAGTCATCAGCAGAGAGTGTGATTCCCAGTTGTCTAGCTAAGGTACCTCTTAGTTTCAAGACGTGGTCCGAGAAGCCGATTTCGTGGGATGAGCTGCCACCAACTATATCCGGTCCTGGAAGG GAAGTTGTGTCTCACAGAAATCTTGCATTTCTTACTGCTGTGCGTGCACTGGAAGAAGCATCAGCTGCCGAAACTGCCATTCGTTGCCTGAC AGCATTTTCAGAACTGTGCGAGGTTTCTCAAGAGATATCTTCAGGATCTCTAGTGGAGCAATATTTGGACCTCCATGAGAGCATCCAGAAAGCAGCAATGAAGATTAATTCTGTACTCAGTACAGGGCTTATTGAAGCAAAATCAAGTGGTTATGTTGACCAACTGTCTGATGAATGTAAGACTTTAAAAAATAGGAATTCCTTATCTTGGATTCATGCTGCCATAGAGACTAATCTTTCTAAGTTCAATCTGTTGAAGATGCCAGAAACGAGCGGTGTTGTAAATGGGGAGAAATTTCATTATGTCATTATAGAGAATAGCCTGAAGGAATTGAATTCTGAGAATCATTCTCCTCAACAGAAACAAATTCCTAGAAGCCACGGTGGTGTCCCATTTGATTCAAGTTCGAAGGGCGCATCATCTCCTGCAAGGCGGCATCTTTCCGTCACAAGGAAGTTGAATCCTGCTAGGGAGAGTTGTTCTAAAGGGAGTGGATTAAAAGAAGCATCAAGTTTAGTAGAAATACTGATTTCGACTTCTCGTAAATGGTTCTTGAAGTACTTGGAGGATTCATTGAAAACAGAATTTGGGTTGCatagaaaggaaggaaaatctGAAATCGGGCATCTTTTAAGACAACTTAAAAGGGTGAATCAGTGGTTGGATGACTTTGTTGGTGGTGGGGTTGAGGTTGATGGAAGAATAGAAAGCTTGAGGAAGAAGTTATACAGATTCCTATTAGAAAATGTTGATTCTGCTGTTGCTTCGGGTAAATAA
- the LOC120014923 gene encoding major facilitator superfamily domain-containing protein 12 isoform X1, producing the protein MSDIEDEDALSKPLGRWSIFYYSVGHMLNDITAACWFTYILLFLTDIGLSPRDAAVVMLAGQVADGFATVFTGELIDRFGHFKIWHGAGSMLVAISFSSVFGVCIPCKVLATCSSMVQIISYSTSAAIFNVGWAASQVSHMSMVNCITLNSTSRVAMTSCRNAFTMVANLGLYAIAFIVFGVREARTHTDIENQYRWIAYSSIFIGCCFVVIFQLGTKEPRLMNGIKGSCRERISWTFWFKKVLYYQVALVYLITRLVQNVSQAYLAFYIINELQLVQSAKALVPAMIYICSFIVSVIMQELSWTGQRLKVYYSAGGIIWIFCGAGILLLPRSLSGFMYVISMFIGLANALMTVTAVSMQSVLVGSNVNGCAFVYGSLSFLEKMSCGFALYILQWFQRTSPSVHETNFQDTYISVTRYGMGLLPAFASLVGVVVTYTMELQSHYPEPLMESLLE; encoded by the exons ATGAGTGACATTGAAGATGAGGATGCACTTTCTAAGCCTCTTGGAAGATGGTCTATCTTCTATTACAGTGTGGGGCATATGCTGAATGACATCACTGCTGCTTGCTGGTTTACTTATATCTTATTGTTCTTGACAGATATTGGACTGTCCCCAAG GGATGCTGCTGTGGTGATGCTTGCTGGACAAGTAGCTGATGGATTTGCGACTGTGTTTACTGGTGAACTG ATAGACAGGTTTGGACATTTCAAAATATGGCATGGTGCAGGATCTATGTTGGTTGccatttcattttcttcagtttTCGGAGTTTGCATACCTTGTAAAGTTTTAGCGACCTGTTCGTCTATGGTGCAAATTATCTCATACAGCACGTCTGCTGCAATTTTCAACGTGGGTTGGGCTGCCTCTCAAGTTTCACACAT GTCCATGGTGAATTGCATCACACTGAACTCAACAAGCCGGGTGGCAATGACTAGCTGTCGCAATGCTTTTACAATG GTTGCCAACCTCGGCCTTTATGCAATTGCTTTCATTGTATTTGGTGTAAGAGAAGCAAGAACTCACACCGACATTGAAAATCAG TATCGCTGGATTGCATACTCTTCAATATTTATTGGATGCTGCTTTGTGGTCATATTTCAGCTCGGCACTAAAGAACCAAG atTGATGAATGGCATAAAAGGAAGTTGTCGTGAAAGGATCTCATGGACTTTTTGGTTCAAGAAAGTTTTGTACTACCAAGTTGCTCTTGTTTACCTTATCACCAGACTAGTTCAAAATGTTTCACAG GCGTATCTTGCGTTCTATATTATTAATGAGCTGCAATTGGTTCAATCAGCAAAGGCTTTG GTCCCTGCCATGATCTACATTTGCAGCTTTATTGTATCTGTCATCATGCAG GAGTTGTCATGGACTGGCCAACGCCTGAAGGTTTATTATTCTGCTGGTGGCATTATTTGGATATTTTGTGGTGCAGGGATCCTTCTTCTACCTAGAAGCTTGAGTGGTTTCATGTATGTAATATCGATGTTTATTGGCTTGGCAAATGCTCTAATGACG GTGACTGCAGTGAGCATGCAAAGTGTTCTAGTTGGTTCAAATGTCAACGGCTGCGCATTTGTTTACGGATCTTTGAGCTTCTTAGAAAAAATGTCATGTGGGTTTGCCTTATATATTCTTCAATGGTTCCAAA GAACATCTCCGAGCGTCCACGAAACCAACTTCCAAGATACGTATATATCAGTCACAAGATATGGTATGGGACTTCTTCCGGCTTTTGCTTCTCTTGTGGGAGTAGTTGTTACTTACACAATGGAGCTCCAAAGTCATTATCCGGAGCCTTTGATGGAGTCACTTCTGGAATAg
- the LOC120015574 gene encoding non-specific lipid transfer protein GPI-anchored 13-like, with the protein MGSFSSGQPLPVLLVLVLVSSIHVDISMADSSKDREECADQLVGLATCLPYVGGEAKSPTPDCCSGLKQVLKSNKKCLCVVIRDRNVPELGLNINATLALGLPTACHTSANVSKCPELLHLPPNSPEAQVFYQLSNGSNHTNISPAISPTGEGASSSTIPRPESTGHCYRNGRWFWLDIVVGGVLFLCFMNNSSYLFM; encoded by the exons ATGGGGAGTTTCTCATCAGGACAACCACTGCCAGTACTACTAGTGTTAGTGTTAGTGTCAAGTATTCATGTTGACATTTCAATGGCAGATTCAAGCAAAGACAGGGAGGAGTGTGCAGACCAACTGGTGGGACTGGCCACATGTCTGCCTTATGTTGGTGGTGAAGCAAAATCTCCAACACCAGACTGTTGCAGTGGTCTCAAGCAAGTTCTGAAGAGCAACAAGAAGTGCTTGTGTGTTGTTATCAGAGACAGGAATGTTCCTGAACTGGGTCTCAATATCAATGCCACTCTTGCTTTAGGACTCCCTACTGCTTGCCACACATCTGCCAATGTTTCCAAGTGCCCCG AACTTCTACACTTGCCTCCCAACTCACCAGAAGCGCAAGTGTTCTATCAACTCTCAAATGGTTCAAATCATACTAACATTAGTCCGGCTATTAGTCCGACCGGAGAAGGAGCAAGCTCTAGTACAATTCCTCGACCGGAGAGTACTGGACATTGTTACAGAAATGGCAGATGGTTTTGGTTAGACATTGTTGTTGGTGGGGTTTTATTTCTGTGCTTCATGAATAATTCTAGTTACTTGTTCATGTAA
- the LOC120014923 gene encoding major facilitator superfamily domain-containing protein 12 isoform X2, producing the protein MLVAISFSSVFGVCIPCKVLATCSSMVQIISYSTSAAIFNVGWAASQVSHMSMVNCITLNSTSRVAMTSCRNAFTMVANLGLYAIAFIVFGVREARTHTDIENQYRWIAYSSIFIGCCFVVIFQLGTKEPRLMNGIKGSCRERISWTFWFKKVLYYQVALVYLITRLVQNVSQAYLAFYIINELQLVQSAKALVPAMIYICSFIVSVIMQELSWTGQRLKVYYSAGGIIWIFCGAGILLLPRSLSGFMYVISMFIGLANALMTVTAVSMQSVLVGSNVNGCAFVYGSLSFLEKMSCGFALYILQWFQRTSPSVHETNFQDTYISVTRYGMGLLPAFASLVGVVVTYTMELQSHYPEPLMESLLE; encoded by the exons ATGTTGGTTGccatttcattttcttcagtttTCGGAGTTTGCATACCTTGTAAAGTTTTAGCGACCTGTTCGTCTATGGTGCAAATTATCTCATACAGCACGTCTGCTGCAATTTTCAACGTGGGTTGGGCTGCCTCTCAAGTTTCACACAT GTCCATGGTGAATTGCATCACACTGAACTCAACAAGCCGGGTGGCAATGACTAGCTGTCGCAATGCTTTTACAATG GTTGCCAACCTCGGCCTTTATGCAATTGCTTTCATTGTATTTGGTGTAAGAGAAGCAAGAACTCACACCGACATTGAAAATCAG TATCGCTGGATTGCATACTCTTCAATATTTATTGGATGCTGCTTTGTGGTCATATTTCAGCTCGGCACTAAAGAACCAAG atTGATGAATGGCATAAAAGGAAGTTGTCGTGAAAGGATCTCATGGACTTTTTGGTTCAAGAAAGTTTTGTACTACCAAGTTGCTCTTGTTTACCTTATCACCAGACTAGTTCAAAATGTTTCACAG GCGTATCTTGCGTTCTATATTATTAATGAGCTGCAATTGGTTCAATCAGCAAAGGCTTTG GTCCCTGCCATGATCTACATTTGCAGCTTTATTGTATCTGTCATCATGCAG GAGTTGTCATGGACTGGCCAACGCCTGAAGGTTTATTATTCTGCTGGTGGCATTATTTGGATATTTTGTGGTGCAGGGATCCTTCTTCTACCTAGAAGCTTGAGTGGTTTCATGTATGTAATATCGATGTTTATTGGCTTGGCAAATGCTCTAATGACG GTGACTGCAGTGAGCATGCAAAGTGTTCTAGTTGGTTCAAATGTCAACGGCTGCGCATTTGTTTACGGATCTTTGAGCTTCTTAGAAAAAATGTCATGTGGGTTTGCCTTATATATTCTTCAATGGTTCCAAA GAACATCTCCGAGCGTCCACGAAACCAACTTCCAAGATACGTATATATCAGTCACAAGATATGGTATGGGACTTCTTCCGGCTTTTGCTTCTCTTGTGGGAGTAGTTGTTACTTACACAATGGAGCTCCAAAGTCATTATCCGGAGCCTTTGATGGAGTCACTTCTGGAATAg
- the LOC120014924 gene encoding uncharacterized protein LOC120014924 yields MESENGSNSSKPRYDITMSKRTRKPSNLNTILPTESESPVKDVLDEEDRESIDRESDRKSLEHLIKSRSSLGEHFTQEETQQQQQLQLVKKNQEDKKGLKLRGMVTHCTKVLSHLIKLKRDPARLGSRKKPILRLPS; encoded by the coding sequence ATGGAAAGCGAGAATGGTTCCAATTCGAGCAAACCTCGGTATGACATAACCATGTCAAAGAGAACCAGAAAGCCATCAAATCTCAACACAATCCTTCCAACAGAGAGTGAGAGTCCTGTGAAAGATGTTCTGGATGAAGAGGATCGAGAGAGTATTGATCGAGAGAGCGATCGTAAAAGCCTGGAGCATCTGATCAAGAGCAGAAGTTCACTTGGCGAGCACTTCACACAAGAAGagacacaacaacaacaacaacttcAACTTGTGAAGAAGAACCAAGAGGACAAAAAAGGCTTGAAACTCAGAGGAATGGTCACTCACTGCACCAAAGTTTTGAGTCATCTAATCAAACTTAAGCGCGATCCTGCACGTTTAGGTTCCCGAAAGAAGCCCATTCTCCGCCTGCCAAGCTAG
- the LOC120015758 gene encoding protein UPSTREAM OF FLC: protein MNPRELELRGRLVYMKNRGRKRLTMEGVAKGGGGGGGCEVRRIHIIYFLSHMGRIEHPHLVRVHHLHRNGVYLRDVKRWLADLRGKDMPEAFAWSYKRRYKNGYVWQDLLDDDLITPISDNEYVLKGSQINTTLPSHFDAKRKSMSKEEDSPVQVEVDGMQPQQTSPAEETEKPGDTQTGSFTAPPEIYEESQVFGSDRSTVTEDSMRHDERAAIEKDNHEQSDKFENLSSSSFYASLLNKKSKKKGNSNKNYDSMSSNTSFLQDSPIRKSRKSNSMGASNMIRNFITCGTVDTNDAVLVSINQNNKASSDQHTTNNNTTSSSNKNWNQQKQKSSRRSFESKKQQHQQQQQQKENGFGEPKEVPAAYKPVGGPTCSQCGKIFKPEKMHSHMKSCSGMKAMAKTGRVSIEKKMLLQRRDDSLYEECNSGYFLTN from the exons aggaagaaaaagattgACAATGGAAGGAGTGGCCaaaggtggtggtggaggaggaggatgtgAAGTGAGACGTATTCACATCATTTACTTCCTGAGTCATATGGGTCGGATCGAGCATCCACATCTCGTTCGGGTTCACCATCTCCACCGCAATGGCGTCTACCTTCGAG ATGTCAAGAGATGGCTTGCAGATTTGAGAGGAAAAGACATGCCAGAAGCATTTGCTTGGTCTTACAAAAG GAGATACAAGAATGGCTATGTGTGGCAAGATTTACTAGATGATGATCTGATTACCCCAATCAGTGACAATGAATATGTCCTCAAAGGATCCCAAATCAACACCACTCTCCCTTCTCATTTTG ATGCTAagaggaaatcaatgtcaaaagaAGAAGACTCACCTGTGCAAGTTGAAGTAGATGGAATGCAGCCACAGCAAACTTCACCAGCCGAAGAAACCGAAAAACCGGGCGATACACAAACTGGTTCATTCACTGCACCACCCGAGATTTATGAAGAGTCACAGGTATTTGGCTCAGATAGGTCGACGGTGACGGAGGATTCAATGAGGCATGATGAACGTGCTGCAATCGAAAAGGACAACCACGAACAGAGCGATAAATTCGAGAATCTTTCCTCGTCGTCTTTCTATGCCAGCCTGTTGaacaagaagagcaagaaaaagggTAACAGCAATAAGAACTATGACAGCATGAGCTCAAACACATCATTCTTACAGGATTCACCGATCAGGAAGAGTAGAAAGAGCAATTCAATGGGAGCTTCTAATATGATCCGTAATTTCATTACTTGTGGTACTGTTGATACAAATGATGCTGTATTGGTGTCTATCAATCAAAACAACAAAGCATCTTCTGATCAGCATACCACAAACAACAACACcaccagcagcagcaacaagaaCTGGAATCAGCAGAAACAAAAAAGTTCTCG GAGAAGTTTTGAATCAAAGAAGCAGCAGCaccagcaacagcaacagcagaaAGAGAACGGATTCGGCGAGCCAAAGGAAGTTCCTGCTGCCTACAAGCCGGTGGGCGGACCGACTTGCTC GCAATGTGGGAAAATATTCAAGCCAGAGAAAATGCACTCACACATGAAGTCATGCAGCGGAATGAAAGCAATGGCAAAGACAGGCAGAGTATCGATCGAAAAGAAGATGCTACTGCAGAGACGAGATGATTCGTTGTACGAGGAATGCAACTCTGGGTATTTTTTGACCAACTGA
- the LOC120014728 gene encoding uncharacterized protein LOC120014728 isoform X2 — MLGILALHSIGLEGTAIAMASLSPGVLSKLLQNAGNKDAKVTGEHRSALLQVIEIVPSSLGLGDDPWQNRGFFLKVSDSLHSAYVSVSDEDADLIYNDKIQLGQFVYVSRLDSSSSSVPVLLGLKPVPRRRPCVGKPVDLVSSDSLPIRSSGHDFKSVNASKTTKDTRRLSLDTARRIWDQKTSPTTKKAAASPIASSRTKSTTCEKKALTAKNDSSSSRRSSVSALKNKNEINSPKSTEKPLKKELKSSAESVIPSCLAKVPLSFKTWSEKPISWDELPPTISGPGREVVSHRNLAFLTAVRALEEASAAETAIRCLTAFSELCEVSQEISSGSLVEQYLDLHESIQKAAMKINSVLSTGLIEAKSSGYVDQLSDECKTLKNRNSLSWIHAAIETNLSKFNLLKMPETSGVVNGEKFHYVIIENSLKELNSENHSPQQKQIPRSHGGVPFDSSSKGASSPARRHLSVTRKLNPARESCSKGSGLKEASSLVEILISTSRKWFLKYLEDSLKTEFGLHRKEGKSEIGHLLRQLKRVNQWLDDFVGGGVEVDGRIESLRKKLYRFLLENVDSAVASGK, encoded by the exons ATGTTGGGTATATTGGCTCTTCATTCCATAGGCTTGGAAGGCACTGCCATTGCCATGGCGTCCCTCTCACCGGGCGTGCTCTCCAAGCTTCTGCAGAATGCCGGAAACAAGGATGCTAAGGTCACCGGAGAACACCGTTCGGCGCTCTTGCAGGTTATAGAGATAGTCCCTTCGTCTTTGGGACTGGGAGATGATCCTTGGCAGAACAGAGGCTTCTTCCTCAAGGTCTCCGATTCGTTGCACTCCGCTTACGTTTCCGTCTCGGACGAGGACGCTGACTTGATCTACAATGACAAAATCCAATTAGGTCAATTTGTATACGTGTCTCGCCTGGATTCGTCCTCGTCCTCTGTTCCGGTGCTTCTTGGCCTGAAACCTGTCCCGAGGAGGCGGCCCTGCGTTGGCAAGCCCGTTGATTTGGTGTCTAGCGATTCCCTTCCCATTCGATCGAGCGGCCACGATTTTAAGAGTGTGAATGCTTCGAAGACGACAAAGGACACGAGAAGGTTGAGTTTGGACACCGCCAGGAGAATTTGGGATCAAAAGACTAGTCCGACGACCAAGAAAGCCGCTGCGTCACCGATTGCTTCTTCGCGTACCAAATCAACGACT TGTGAAAAGAAAGCTCTTACTGCTAAGAATGACTCATCGTCCTCGAGGCGCTCAAGTGTTTCAGCACTGAAGAACAAAAATGAGATCAATTCACCGAAATCTACAGAGAAGCCTTTGAAGAAAGAGTTGAAGTCATCAGCAGAGAGTGTGATTCCCAGTTGTCTAGCTAAGGTACCTCTTAGTTTCAAGACGTGGTCCGAGAAGCCGATTTCGTGGGATGAGCTGCCACCAACTATATCCGGTCCTGGAAGG GAAGTTGTGTCTCACAGAAATCTTGCATTTCTTACTGCTGTGCGTGCACTGGAAGAAGCATCAGCTGCCGAAACTGCCATTCGTTGCCTGAC AGCATTTTCAGAACTGTGCGAGGTTTCTCAAGAGATATCTTCAGGATCTCTAGTGGAGCAATATTTGGACCTCCATGAGAGCATCCAGAAAGCAGCAATGAAGATTAATTCTGTACTCAGTACAGGGCTTATTGAAGCAAAATCAAGTGGTTATGTTGACCAACTGTCTGATGAATGTAAGACTTTAAAAAATAGGAATTCCTTATCTTGGATTCATGCTGCCATAGAGACTAATCTTTCTAAGTTCAATCTGTTGAAGATGCCAGAAACGAGCGGTGTTGTAAATGGGGAGAAATTTCATTATGTCATTATAGAGAATAGCCTGAAGGAATTGAATTCTGAGAATCATTCTCCTCAACAGAAACAAATTCCTAGAAGCCACGGTGGTGTCCCATTTGATTCAAGTTCGAAGGGCGCATCATCTCCTGCAAGGCGGCATCTTTCCGTCACAAGGAAGTTGAATCCTGCTAGGGAGAGTTGTTCTAAAGGGAGTGGATTAAAAGAAGCATCAAGTTTAGTAGAAATACTGATTTCGACTTCTCGTAAATGGTTCTTGAAGTACTTGGAGGATTCATTGAAAACAGAATTTGGGTTGCatagaaaggaaggaaaatctGAAATCGGGCATCTTTTAAGACAACTTAAAAGGGTGAATCAGTGGTTGGATGACTTTGTTGGTGGTGGGGTTGAGGTTGATGGAAGAATAGAAAGCTTGAGGAAGAAGTTATACAGATTCCTATTAGAAAATGTTGATTCTGCTGTTGCTTCGGGTAAATAA